One window from the genome of Pieris napi chromosome 12, ilPieNapi1.2, whole genome shotgun sequence encodes:
- the LOC125054587 gene encoding uncharacterized protein LOC125054587: protein MLQRLWQQKIGWNEPVSQKIKDEWINFVDNLKYLKQLHIPRLVLGNSPQCIELHSFSDASQIAFGASIYVRTISSNNLVTVRLLCSKSKVAPLKPTTIPRLELCAALLAGKLTKSVLESIRFTPTRIVHWCDSSVVLCWIKGDIGRLKTFVANRISEIKEITSSSAWRYVPSEFNPADLISRGIQAKNILNMNLWWFGPSFLHEDEAKWPVLKSFDLNSLPEIKVNSAVINESFIDFNRYSSLTRLQRTVSYVLRFIFNIKNKTNKRLGALSTSELSNAMNKLYEWAQRQSFPIEYDLLIKGKQLNSKSKILSLSPFLDENIIRVGGRLDASNYYSYERKHPIILHSNNRLTQLYFEREHLKHMHAGPLLLLAAVREVVWPVNGRRLAQRVVNRCVICRRMRGQTLQPKMGNLPEQRIAPDYPFLAVGVDYAGPFLILNRKGRGSRLIKCYLCIFVCLRFKCIHLEAVSDLTKEAYIMALRRFIARQGRPTEIFSDNGTNFVAAARELGSFIKQNKDSLFDFASQQSIKFNFIPAYTPHFGGIWESGVKSAKHHIRRVMGNCHLTFEEISTLFAQVEAILNSRPLCPLSSSPDDLLTLSPGHFLIGRPLTSLPSKGLDEFKFSHLQRYQRIEQLRQHFWRRWQKEYVVELQQRTKWRENSANLNIGDLVLIAEDNTAPLCWKLGRVQRLINGLDGVARVAEIKTSSGCITRSLVRLCKLPVQED, encoded by the coding sequence ATGTTGCAACGTCTATGGCAACAAAAGATTGGCTGGAATGAGCCTGTTAGTCAGAAGATAAAAGATGAATGGATAAATTTTGTagataatttaaagtatttaaaacaattgcaTATTCCGAGATTAGTATTGGGGAATTCACCTCAGTGCATAGAATTACATTCTTTTAGTGACGCATCGCAAATTGCTTTTGGTGCAAGTATTTATGTGAGAACAATTAGCAGCAACAATCTTGTCACTGTTCGATTATTATGCAGTAAATCAAAGGTAGCTCCTCTAAAGCCTACTACTATCCCAAGGCTAGAATTATGTGCGGCGCTACTTGCCGGAAAACTCACAAAATCGGTGTTAGAGTCAATTAGGTTTACACCTACGCGGATAGTACATTGGTGCGATTCCAGTGTTGTGTTATGCTGGATAAAAGGGGATATAGGTAGATTGAAAACATTTGTAGCCAACCGCATTagtgaaataaaagaaataacttCTTCTTCAGCATGGCGATACGTGCCATCGGAATTTAATCCTGCTGATCTTATATCAAGGGGAATTCAAGCTaagaatattttgaatatgaaCTTGTGGTGGTTCGGCCCTAGTTTTTTGCATGAAGACGAGGCTAAATGGCctgttttaaaatcttttgatttaaatagtttacctGAAATTAAGGTTAATTCGGCTGTAATAAATGAatcttttattgattttaataggTACTCCTCACTGACTCGATTACAAAGAACAGTTTCATATGTGCTTCgattcatatttaatataaaaaataaaactaataaacgCCTAGGTGCGCTATCAACTAGCGAATTGAGTAACGCCATGAACAAGTTATATGAGTGGGCCCAAAGGCAATCATTTCCAATtgaatatgatttattaatcAAGGGTAAACAGTTGAATAGCAAAagcaaaattttatctttatctcCATTTCttgatgaaaatataatacgaGTTGGCGGGCGTTTGGATGCATCAAATTATTACTCTTATGAAAGAAAGCATCCAATCATATTACATAGTAACAACCGCCTTactcaattatattttgagCGAGAGCATTTAAAGCATATGCATGCTGGTCCTTTATTGCTACTTGCAGCTGTGAGAGAGGTTGTCTGGCCAGTTAACGGGCGTCGTCTTGCTCAACGGGTAGTTAATAGATGCGTTATTTGCAGGCGTATGCGTGGGCAAACTCTTCAACCTAAAATGGGAAATCTTCCAGAACAGCGGATTGCCCCAGATTACCCTTTTTTAGCTGTAGGAGTTGACTACGCAGGTCCATTTCTTATCTTGAATCGCAAAGGACGAGGAAGCcgcttaattaaatgttatttgtgtatatttgtttgcttGCGTTTCAAATGTATACATTTAGAAGCTGTTAGTGACTTAACTAAAGAAGCATATATAATGGCACTTCGTCGTTTTATTGCTCGTCAAGGAAGACCAACGGAAATATTTTCTGATAACGGTACCAATTTTGTAGCTGCAGCGCGAGAATTAGGTTCAtttatcaaacaaaataaagattCTCTATTTGACTTTGCAAGTCAacaatcaattaaatttaatttcattccGGCATATACTCCTCATTTCGGTGGTATTTGGGAAAGTGGGGTAAAATCTGCTAAGCACCATATACGGCGTGTTATGGGAAACTGTCATCTTACTTTTGAGGAAATATCAACTTTATTTGCACAAGTAGAAGCAATCCTAAACAGCCGTCCCTTGTGTCCCTTGTCATCTTCTCCCGATGACCTTCTTACCCTTTCCCCAGGACACTTTCTTATTGGTCGACCATTAACTTCGCTGCCTTCTAAAGGTCTTGATGAATTCAAATTTAGTCACTTACAAAGGTACCAGAGAATTGAGCAATTAAGACAGCACTTTTGGAGACGATGGCAAAAGGAGTATGTGGTGGAATTGCAACAGCGCACTAAATGGAGAGAGAACTCTGCCAATCTTAATATTGGGGACCTAGTGCTGATAGCCGAGGACAATACTGCCCCTCTCTGCTGGAAGTTGGGTCGAGTGCAGCGGCTGATAAATGGCTTAGATGGAGTGGCCAGAGTGGCAGAAATTAAAACCAGCAGCGGCTGCATTACACGTTCGTTGGTCCGGCTGTGCAAGTTGCCGGTACAAGAAGATTAA